From the genome of Castor canadensis chromosome 4, mCasCan1.hap1v2, whole genome shotgun sequence, one region includes:
- the Grp gene encoding gastrin-releasing peptide isoform X1, translating into MMRGPELRLVLLALVLCQAPRGPAAPVPEGGGTVLAKMYPRGNHWAVGHLMGKKSSEESPYMSEGNSLKQQLREFIWWEEVTKNLLGFLEAKGNRSRQPPQLQDSGSRQPSWDTEDGSNLKDLVDSLLRVLKGKEGTHS; encoded by the exons ATGATGCGCGGCCCGGAGCTCCGGCTCGTCCTCCTGGCGCTGGTCCTCTGCCAGGCGCCCCGGGGGCCAGCCGCCCCAGTGCCAGAGGGTGGAGGGACAGTGCTGGCCAAGATGTACCCGCGCGGCAACCACTGGGCGGTGG gaCACTTGATGGGGAAAAAAAGCTCAGAAGAGTCCCCATATATGTCTGAGGGGAACAGCCTGAAGCAGCAACTGAGAGAATTCATTTGGTGGGAAGAAGTCACCAAGAATTTGCTGGGCTTCCTGGAAGCAAAGGGCAACAGAAGCCGTCAGCCACCTCAGCTCCAGGACTCTGGCAGTCGCCAGCCTTCTTGGGATACGGAGGATGGCAGCAATTTGAAAGAT TTGGTCGATTCTCTGCTCCGGGTTctcaaagggaaggaaggaacccACAGCTGA
- the Grp gene encoding gastrin-releasing peptide isoform X2: MMRGPELRLVLLALVLCQAPRGPAAPVPEGGGTVLAKMYPRGNHWAVGHLMGKKSSEESPYMSEGNSLKQQLREFIWWEEVTKNLLGFLEAKGNRSRQPPQLQDSGSRQPSWDTEDGSNLKDVGPKCRIGRFSAPGSQREGRNPQLSGQ; this comes from the exons ATGATGCGCGGCCCGGAGCTCCGGCTCGTCCTCCTGGCGCTGGTCCTCTGCCAGGCGCCCCGGGGGCCAGCCGCCCCAGTGCCAGAGGGTGGAGGGACAGTGCTGGCCAAGATGTACCCGCGCGGCAACCACTGGGCGGTGG gaCACTTGATGGGGAAAAAAAGCTCAGAAGAGTCCCCATATATGTCTGAGGGGAACAGCCTGAAGCAGCAACTGAGAGAATTCATTTGGTGGGAAGAAGTCACCAAGAATTTGCTGGGCTTCCTGGAAGCAAAGGGCAACAGAAGCCGTCAGCCACCTCAGCTCCAGGACTCTGGCAGTCGCCAGCCTTCTTGGGATACGGAGGATGGCAGCAATTTGAAAGATGTAGGTCCAAAATGCAGAA TTGGTCGATTCTCTGCTCCGGGTTctcaaagggaaggaaggaacccACAGCTGAGTGGACAATGA